AACGTCGGCCGTCTGGTGACCGGCAATCCCCTGTTCCAGCCCTGCACTCCCTACGGCGTGATGAAGATGCTCGAGCAGACCGGCGTCGACCTTGCCGGCAAGGAGGTCGTGGTGGTCGGGCGCTCCAACATCGTCGGCAAACCGGTGGCGCTGATGTGTCTGGCCAAGCATGCCACGGTGACGATTTGCCATTCCCGCACCCGCGATCTTGCCGAACAGGTACGGCGGGCCGATGTGCTGATTGCCGCCGTCGGCCGCCCCGAGATGATCAAGGGGGGGTGGATCAAGCCGGGGGCGGTAGTGATCGATGTCGGCGTGAACCGCGTCGGCGAAAAGAAACTGGTCGGGGATGTCGAATTCGAAGCGGCGAAGGAAAGAGCCGGCGCCATCACCCCCGTCCCCGGCGGGGTCGGCCCGATGACCATCACCATGCTGCTGTTCAACACGGTGGAGAGCGCCAAACGCAGGGCCGCCAGGGACCGGCACTAGGCTGAGGGTTGTAGGCCCGGGAGAATACCCTCTGCCTTCTGCCAGTTGCCCGTTGCCGGATT
This genomic interval from Desulfuromonadales bacterium contains the following:
- a CDS encoding bifunctional 5,10-methylene-tetrahydrofolate dehydrogenase/5,10-methylene-tetrahydrofolate cyclohydrolase (catalyzes the formation of 5,10-methenyltetrahydrofolate from 5,10-methylenetetrahydrofolate and subsequent formation of 10-formyltetrahydrofolate from 5,10-methenyltetrahydrofolate) yields the protein NVGRLVTGNPLFQPCTPYGVMKMLEQTGVDLAGKEVVVVGRSNIVGKPVALMCLAKHATVTICHSRTRDLAEQVRRADVLIAAVGRPEMIKGGWIKPGAVVIDVGVNRVGEKKLVGDVEFEAAKERAGAITPVPGGVGPMTITMLLFNTVESAKRRAARDRH